In Carnobacteriaceae bacterium zg-84, the genomic window ATTCTTTTTATATACCATTGTTTGTGCCAATATTTGTAAAGCGTTGATAATTTTACCATGTTTTCCAATCAATAAACCTGCTTTTTCTGTTTCAATTTGGAAAACTAATTTTTTAGATACTTCTTTAACAGTAACATCAATCTTTGCTCCGTATGCACGTGCCACATCTACTAAATAGTCACAAACTTTACTATAATCTTCATGTGATTCATCAGATTGATTTGGTTTTACAATAACCATTTCTTCCACAACAAAAGGTGGATCATATTCAACAACTTCTGAAACAACCTCTTCTACAACAGGCTGAACAACTTCTTCCACTTCTTTTTTACTAATTTCAATAACGGCATCTTTATGACCAAAACCAAAAAGACCTTTTTTACCCTCTTCTTTTACAATAATTGTTGCTTCTTCTCTTTTAATATTTAATTTAATAAGACCTTTTTGAATTGCTTTTTCAACAGTCACATCTGTTATAATCAATGATTCCATTGCTTTCCCTCCAAATGAGCTTTATTTTTTCGTTGCTTTTAACATTGCTTTTTTCAACGCTCTTGCTTTTGCTTTTTCTTCTTTTAATTTTTGTTCACGTTCTCGTCTTAATTTATATGGATTATTCAACAATAATGTTTGTCCAACAGCAAAAATATTTCCGACTACCCAATATAAAGATAATGCTGCATTTAACGAAAAACCAAAGAAGAAAATCATTGCAGGTAACATATATAATTGCATGAATTTCAGTTGTTGTGCATCTTTTGTTTGACCTTGCAATGTTAAATAACCATTTAACCATGTAAAGAATGCAGCCAATGCAGGTA contains:
- a CDS encoding protein jag — translated: MESLIITDVTVEKAIQKGLIKLNIKREEATIIVKEEGKKGLFGFGHKDAVIEISKKEVEEVVQPVVEEVVSEVVEYDPPFVVEEMVIVKPNQSDESHEDYSKVCDYLVDVARAYGAKIDVTVKEVSKKLVFQIETEKAGLLIGKHGKIINALQILAQTMVYKKNEKAPMVVVNIGDYREKREVKLKDVADRTAKKVLRTKQSVFLEPLPAFERKIIHARLSKYDNITTHSEGNEPYRYLVVDFQD